The following are from one region of the Aspergillus chevalieri M1 DNA, chromosome 1, nearly complete sequence genome:
- a CDS encoding PQ-loop repeat-containing protein (COG:S;~EggNog:ENOG410PJRJ;~InterPro:IPR006603;~PFAM:PF04193;~TransMembrane:6 (o23-45i57-77o83-105i188-206o218-237i258-276o)) — protein MTLLGLMSGVAAEKSVPLTGREAASGLLGSVSLTCWIFLLVPQLIENYRNGNAEAISLLFIFIWFVGDITNLIGGLWAGLVPVIITIAFYFCIADGVLIGQCLYYKNRNSRREALERRRRSSTETPDPTTPLLGRHFSDYVEAGPAAAQRDALLNGRRGSDMEDPLAKMLDEGQDGGRSAWVKNTSSVLAIALIGCVGWVVAWQSGMWKPAPQDENGGVDMAVGAQVLGYISAACYLGARLPQIWKNYCEKSCEGLSLLFFVLSVMGNLTYGAGILCHSTEKNYILTNLPWLIGSLGTMAEDVMIFVQFHLYAVRDPPSVAVA, from the exons ATGACACTCCTGGGGTTAATGTCTGGGGTCGCTGCGGAGAAATCCGTCCCTTTGACAGGACGTGAAGCTGCATCGGGTCTTTTGGGATCTGTTTCGTTGACATGTTGGATATTCTTGTTG GTCCCCCAACTGATTGAAAACTACCGCAACGGGAACGCAGAAGCTAtctccctcctcttcatctttaTCTGGTTCGTGGGCGACATAACTAATCTCATTGGTGGCCTCTGGGCCGGTCTCGTCcccgtcatcatcaccatcgcATTCTACTTCTGCATCGCAGACGGCGTCCTCATCGGCCAATGCCTCTACTATAAGAATCGCAACTCGCGCCGCGAAGCTCTTGAACGCAGACGCCGCTCGTCAACCGAAACACCCGATCCGACGACTCCATTACTGGGTAGACACTTTAGCGATTACGTGGAAGCTGGTCCGGCGGCGGCGCAGCGAGATGCGCTTCTGAATGGTCGTCGCGGTAGCGATATGGAGGATCCATTGGCGAAGATGTTGGATGAGGGTCAGGATGGTGGACGGAGCGCGTGGGTGAAGAACACTAGTAGTGTGCTGGCTATTGCGTTGATTGGGTGCGTTGGATGGGTTGTCGCATGGCAGTCGGGCATGTGGAAGCCTGCACCGCAGGATGAGAATGGGGGTGTTGATATGGCTGTGGGGGCGCAGGTATTGGGGTATATCAGCGCTGCGTGTTATCTCGG CGCGCGACTTCCACAGATCTGGAAGAACTACTGCGAGAAGTCATGCGAGGGGCTTTCTCTGCTATTCTTCGTTCTTTCCGTTATGGGCAACTTGACCTACGGCGCTGGG ATTCTCTGCCATTCCACGGAAAAGAATTACATTCTCACCAATCTACCGTGGTTGATCGGATCACTGGGCACGATGGCCGAGGACGTGATGATTTTCGTGCAGTTCCATCTGTACGCCGTCCGGGATCCACCCAGTGTCGCTGTCGCTTGA
- the rpp1 gene encoding ribosomal protein P1 (COG:J;~EggNog:ENOG410PRWG;~InterPro:IPR038716,IPR027534;~PFAM:PF00428;~go_component: GO:0005840 - ribosome [Evidence IEA];~go_function: GO:0003735 - structural constituent of ribosome [Evidence IEA];~go_process: GO:0006414 - translational elongation [Evidence IEA]), which yields MSTAELACSYAALILADDGVEVTADKLQTLLGAAKVQEVEPIWTSIFAKALEGKDIKELLTNVGSAGPAAPAAAGGAAEAPAEAAAEEKKEEEKEESDEDMGFGLFD from the exons ATGTCTACTGCCGAGCTCGCTTGCTCCTACGCGGCCCTCATCCTCGCCGATGACGGTGTCGAGGTTACC GCCGACAAGCTCCAGACCCTCCTCGGTGCCGCCAAGGTCCAGGAAGTTGAGCCCATCTGGACTTCCATCTTCGCCAAGGCTCTCGAGGGCAAGGACATCAAGGAGCTCCTGACCAACGTTGGCTCTGCTGGTCCCGCCGCTCCCGCCGCCGCCGGTGGTGCCGCTGAGGCCCCCgctgaggctgctgctgaggagaagaaggaggagg AGAAGGAGGAGTCCGACGAGGACATGGGCTTCGGTCTTTTCGACTAA
- a CDS encoding uncharacterized protein (BUSCO:EOG092629ZN;~COG:S;~EggNog:ENOG410PFAN;~InterPro:IPR018810;~PFAM:PF10303), with product MDSPAVPVPRDPQEQPILERLLRTRDALLLLKRDKSSYIKSRDVLPLYEAVIQEVEQLHAVREGQDPRQPHNRLDYILDDCFQLISLLFLTIGRNNEAPAVYSLATTVKRLLDHLEEAGFYSSKDLSSITKTLADMRQTLERGRQAYSPALLKLLESRIQQCEWHLESLQKGLSILAPELVPTHETLVSILRSTSAVNTRSKFSPSEVTSLRKQLEKIRGSLKDGHFVGADGAPLQGQDSLKGLLERCWRWTEIVLEREGQIAEGFQEQYERLVEIRNQLDRLSVTQAWSLRETDLFEFQRKLDRIDEARVNGNFVSPDGQQADLHAQRTLLYLIRRSYAYIYALLISSEPVSEALLPVYNQLQTLRRCLLEVKESGGVSNSRELYPYSMKLNSIDNMRVDGKFYVGSDIPEGQGSINALLAECYDIAWELRAAVDEEDERS from the exons ATGGATTCCCCTGCCGTTCCTGTTCCGCGTGATCCGCAAGAACAGCCTATCCTCGAACGCCTTCTTCGTACCCGCGATGCTCTTTTATTGTTGAAACGAGACAAATCGTCCTACATAAAGTCCCGAGATGTGCTTCCGCTATATGAGGCTGTGATCCAGGAGGTAGAACAACTGCATGCAGTTCGGGAAGGACAGGATCCTCGGCAACCTCACAACCGAT TGGACTACATCTTGGATGACTGCTTCCAGCTCATTTCGTTGTTATTCTTGACCATTGGCAGAAACAATGAAGCTCCAGCAGT ATATTCGCTTGCGACTACAGTCAAG CGCCTGCTCGACCACCTCGAAGAAGCCGGCTTCTACAGCTCCAAAGACCTTTCCTCTATTACGAAGACCTTGGCAGACATGCGCCAAACCCTCGAACGTGGTAGACAGGCATATTCCCCAGCCCTCTTGAAGCTTCTAGAGAGTCGGATTCAACAATGCGAGTGGCATCTGGAAAGTCTGCAGAAGGGGCTTTCCATTTTGGCACCTGAGCTTGTGCCTACGCATGAAACACTTGTTTCTATTTTGCGGTCGACGTCTGCTGTTAATACCCGCTCGAAG TTCTCCCCATCGGAAGTGACTAGCCTGCGAAAGCAACTGGAGAAAATTCGGGGAAGTTTGAAAGACGGTCACTTCGTCGGCGCTGATGGCGCACCACTTCAGGGCCAGGATTCATTGAAAGGATTGTTGGAGCGATGTTGGCGGTGGACTGAGATTGTTCTGGAGCG GGAAGGACAAATCGCTGAAGGATTCCAGGAGCAATACGAACGTCTGGTTGAAATTCGGAACCAGCTGGACCGGCTGTCCGTGACGCAAGCGTGGTCGCTCCGCGAGACGGACCTTTTCGAGTTCCAGCGGAAACTTGATCGCATTGACGAGGCGCGAGTTAATGGCAACTTTGTTAGCCCTGATGGACAACAGGCAGACCTCCATGCACAGCGG ACACTTTTGTACCTGATCCGCCGAAGCTACGCATACATCTATGCTCTTCTTATCTCGTCCGAACCGGTGTCCGAGGCATTGCTGCCTGTATATAATCAGCTACAAACGTTGCGGCGGTGCTTGTTGGAGGTCAAGGAGTCTGGAGGCGTGTCAAACTCGCGTGAACTTTACCCATACAGCATGAAG CTCAATTCGATTGACAACATGCGAGTCGACGGCAAGTTCTACGTGGGTAGCGACATCCCCGAAGGCCAGGGCAGCATCAATGCATTGCTCGCCGAATGTTACGATATTGCATGGGAGCTCCGCGCAGCGGTagacgaagaggacgaaAGGAGTTGA
- a CDS encoding transcriptional repressor TCF25 family protein (BUSCO:EOG09260TDY;~COG:S;~EggNog:ENOG410PJK3;~InterPro:IPR006994;~PFAM:PF04910), with product MSSRAVRKLQRLREQELQQADQDESSEDEPVSRPTKPKLNVFDLLNAAENEEEEEEGPEEDTEDVTPQPPQPGPEPEPEPEPSKPTQASKKKNKKKRKKANPKTTGREGLVPMETKGAELDDIDKALKDLAVENRPDDGTSSVTYARDDSFPKAPEELLAIDPRALNAINEMKKLFGNVVLENFDQDDSGTGRRRGRTETVDLGRALTGRYCPASRGQSLAGVTLRRNSLMQANDEWPRAPSGGLGMELEEKLLDGSTKYRIVHNPAYQDVQRQFDMCVESMDPQRLIHLLQYNPYHISTILQVSDIAKHQGDHAVSADLLERALFNIGRSAHSTFNNRIKEGQAKLDFKYSENRELWLVGWRYIANLGMKGTWRTAYEWAKLLLSLNASDPYCMRLMIDHLALRGREYAHFVELCTQTRLSKEWEQYPNIQCSLALAYLRLNKPQECRQQLRLAMSRCPWVFCRLAQELDIQPMPKQIWGKMPPTDVHELLTELYLARAKDLWNTPEIVSLIVEVADTLPEKEEPVEPPEITLDIARHVILSDIPRVTTHLPNRFVSGRISASDPLPPYESEAHRQQSDPTPSYLSRIPEVGRPQWLRDLLDQINNGAIHFPRFRQGEDEEVHIDDVHSGEETERAGVPHPSAEDQPVLQQWLLGDGMRALEAYLREHGVDPGNWDEFIDYTPLMDYVDALDGVQPDSARQQLLYGPIRESLGDIAVTMLENELEMLQDQV from the coding sequence ATGTCCTCCCGCGCGGTTCGCAAGCTGCAAAGGCTTCGCGAGCAGGAATTGCAGCAAGCCGATCAAGACGAATCAAGCGAAGATGAACCCGTTTCGCGCCCAACCAAACCGAAGCTCAACGTTTTCGATCTTCTGAACGCCGCGGAaaatgaggaggaggaagaagaagggccTGAAGAGGACACCGAAGATGTAACCCCCCAGCCACCCCAACCTGGACCTGAGCCCGAACCCGAACCCGAACCCTCAAAACCGACCCAAGCCAGcaaaaagaagaacaagaagaagagaaagaaggcaAACCCCAAAACAACCGGTAGAGAAGGACTGGTACCTATGGAGACCAAGGGTGCAGAATTAGACGATATTGACAAAGCCCTGAAAGATCTGGCCGTCGAGAACAGACCCGACGATGGTACATCGTCCGTGACCTACGCCCGTGATGACTCGTTCCCGAAGGCCCCCGAAGAACTACTAGCCATCGACCCTAGAGCCCTTAATGCAATTAACGAAATGAAGAAGCTGTTCGGAAATGTCGTGCTGGAAAATTTCGATCAGGACGACTCCGGAACAGGtcgcagaagaggaagaactgAAACGGTGGATCTTGGGCGCGCTTTGACGGGGAGATACTGTCCGGCAAGCCGAGGACAAAGCTTAGCTGGTGTTACTTTGCGGCGGAACTCCCTCATGCAAGCaaacgatgaatggcccCGCGCTCCTAGTGGTGGCCTGGGAATGGAGTTGGAGGAGAAGCTTCTGGATGGCTCTACGAAATACCGGATTGTACACAACCCTGCGTATCAGGATGTACAGCGACAGTTTGATATGTGCGTCGAGTCAATGGACCCGCAGAGACTGATCCACCTGCTTCAATACAACCCGTATCACATTTCCACAATACTCCAAGTGTCTGATATCGCCAAGCACCAAGGCGATCATGCCGTGTCCGCTGACCTCCTTGAGCGTGCGCTCTTCAATATTGGTCGCTCTGCCCATTCGACATTCAACAACCGCATCAAAGAGGGGCAGGCAAAGCTTGACTTCAAGTATTCGGAGAACCGAGAACTTTGGCTTGTGGGGTGGAGATACATCGCTAATTTGGGAATGAAGGGGACATGGAGGACCGCATATGAATGGGCTAAGCTGCTTCTCAGTCTTAATGCAAGTGATCCGTATTGCATGAGACTAATGATCGATCACTTGGCTCTTCGAGGTAGGGAATATGCTCATTTTGTTGAGCTGTGTACCCAGACTCGGTTGAGTAAGGAATGGGAGCAGTATCCCAATATTCAGTGTTCACTTGCGCTGGCCTACCTCCGCCTGAACAAACCTCAGGAATGCCGGCAGCAACTACGTCTTGCTATGTCCCGCTGCCCATGGGTGTTCTGCAGACTTGCACAGGAACTAGATATCCAGCCTATGCCCAAGCAAATCTGGGGCAAGATGCCACCAACTGATGTCCATGAACTACTCACCGAACTGTACCTCGCACGAGCGAAGGACCTTTGGAACACACCAGAGATCGTTTCGTTAATTGTCGAGGTCGCGGATACTCTACCAGAGAAGGAGGAACCTGTTGAGCCACCGGAGATCACATTGGATATTGCTCGCCATGTAATTCTTTCTGACATTCCTCGTGTCACCACCCATCTTCCCAACCGTTTCGTTTCTGGACGTATTTCCGCATCCGACCCTCTCCCTCCGTATGAATCGGAGGCTCATCGCCAGCAGTCCGACCCAACTCCGTCATATTTATCTCGCATTCCGGAGGTTGGGCGACCACAGTGGCTTCGCGATCTTCTCGACCAAATAAATAACGGGGCTATTCATTTCCCCCGTTTCCGACAAGGAGAGGACGAAGAAGTACACATTGATGATGTTCATTCCGGCGAAGAGACTGAAAGGGCAGGTGTCCCACATCCCTCGGCTGAGGACCAACCAGTGCTTCAGCAGTGGCTCTTAGGGGATGGCATGCGGGCGTTGGAGGCGTATCTCCGAGAGCATGGTGTCGACCCGGGTAACTGGGATGAGTTTATTGATTACACCCCGCTTATGGACTATGTAGATGCATTGGATGGGGTGCAGCCCGATTCAGCCCGGCAACAACTCTTGTACGGCCCGATCCGAGAATCGTTGGGTGACATTGCGGTGACAATGTTGGAAAACGAGTTGGAGATGCTGCAGGATCAGGTTTGA